The window AGAAAGACAGATCTGGCGTCGAATACCAGATTTCTGGAATGTCCTCAGGCGAGAAAGTCGTTGCCATCACCAATGCAGAGACTGCCGGATTTCTGCTTTCCTTCAACAGCGGACGTTTAGCTTACATGAACGTGCGAGACAGTCATGGACGGCCAGCAATTTCTGTTCAGTTTCTGCGAAGCAACCTTGCGACTACCAGCAGCGGCTTATTCGGCACTATTCGACACGCTTTTTCGCATTTGAGCCTTAAAGGGGATATTGCAGCTGTTCGAGCTGATAGGTCTGCTAGAGTTGGCGAGAAGAATGTGATTGCTCTAACAAACAAGGGCAAGCTACAGTCTTGGAGGGTTCACCGTGGAGGTCATAGCGAACCGTTTGGCGAATTCGATGTCAGAGAGTCCATCATCTCAGCACTTTGGGAAGCTGACCCTTTCTGCCGCGATCTACCGGCCGATTCCTTTGAAGCAATTGATTTTACCTTTGTTCCCCGGGGCCTGGAGCACAAATATCTAGACCTCAGCAAGCTTAGCGCCGCCACATCTACTGACGACCCGTCAGTGCAGCAACTGCTACTACTTGTTAGCTTGACTAGTCGGGCTGTCTCTCGCTACGCCCTGGTGGAAGTCATTCTTACTCCCAAAGGTGCCCAAGTTGGCATGATTCGACCAATTACCTCCTACACCACGCCGATTTCTCAAACAGACTCCGACTCCGTTCAGGCAGTAAGGCCGCGGCTCTATCTCCCACGGCCTGCGCTCGTGGCTTTTGCAGTCTTTGATCGTGCCGCCGTCATAGCGTCCATCGCTGTATCTCCAGAGTCTCCCGACTATCAACTTCAATCCGACACACACACCCtatctccttctttcgaGGACGTGATCGATTTCCGCGAAGATAATGTCCACGAGGTTATTGGATCGGGCTTTGAAGAGATGTTGTCTGTGTCTCAATCAAACGACGAAAGCCGAGCAGCTCGAGCGAAGAGCAAGAATCCAGCTGTCGTATTAGTAGTGCGAGGCGCTGGAGTTGTTCGCATTGCTACCACGGACGTGGACAAATTCGCCAGCGACCAACCCCCATCAATTTCTGCCAAAAGCAAACTAGAACAAGCAGTGTTTTTCGGTACCAAGAAGAATAATCCTCTGGTATTCAACGTCCGCCAAGAAGTTCAGTTTTCTGAAGAGGAAATTGCGCAAGCCGCACTAGAAGTCAGCAACGAGATCCTCAGCTCAACCACTGCATACATCTCTACATTGCCAGCTTCTCTAGAAGAAAACCTTGTAGCACGTTCTAATGCATTGGAAAAACTCATACTCCACCTGAAAGCCACCGGAACTCATCTAGACCGCAAAACCCGCTGGAGTTTGTTATACAATGCAGAAAAGATGCATGTGGCAACTCTGCTCTGGAAACGACAAGAGGCCTTTGTCACAGCACGCCCATCTGACAGCAAGAAGAGTTTGATCGGATACATTGTCGAATTCATTCACCAAGATCAGAAGAGCAACCCTAGCGCTGAAGCTGGCGAGGTTGACCGTATCCGCCATTGGTTTATCAACGACATATTCCGACTAGAGCTTTTTGTAGCCTGGGCATACGAAGTCATCAAGATTCTGTACAAAGACAAGCTGCTGGATGACGCTAAAGTGACCTTGATGATTTCTGAGGCTATTCAGATCAACGTATGCACTCTACTTGGCGCATTGGACTTCCGTAAGAGCAATCTTGCGTTCTACGGACTAGGCGACGAGAAACTGAGGATGGGTATCCTGCGTGATGGCTATGATGGTCTCCCTGAACCGTGGACTGGCTGCCACTACGTTGCCAACAACGTTGCCCGCCTAGTCGAGCTTTCAGACCAGTGGTATCAGAAGTGGTCGAGGGTAAACGCTGGAGAGGATAAAGCAAAGCAATCGATCAAACCAGATCCAGTTATGATTGCTCGGATATACAAGGATCTCCCTGCCGCGATTGATGGCATGCTCACCTCCATTTTGGAGTATGCTCGGTGGGCCGAGACGACACCGGACCAGAAATCAATGGGCCAGACATTTGCAAAAGAATACCAAAAGGAAAGATACAGCAGACCTATCAGCCTCGCACGAGCAGGCAAGTGGGAAGAAGGAGCCACCATCGCTGAGAAACATGGTTGTTTAGACGGTTTGGCGGTTATCTTACTTGATCACATTGAAGAGCTGGACCTGACGCTCGCTGAACCTGGACTCACGACTTTCGATTTGCAGAACCTGAGGGCTctgaaggaaagaaaagaatcaGAGCTGGAAGAACGTTTCACCCGATATGGTCAGGAATTCGCCTTCCCGGTTTATGAATATATGCTCGAGAAACACGGAGTTGATGCCGTCTTGGCATTTGAGCTGGAGAATTCAGGTTATAAGACGCGATTCCTTCGCAGCAGACCAGAGTTGGCGCGAATTTCGTGGATCAACGACGTTCAACAGGAGAAACAAGTCGGCCACGCTGCCGAAACGCTTGTCCACCTTGCTCTCGAAAAGGAGCAGCAAGTATGGAGCAAGAAAATCGAACTTAGCCTCGGAAAACTTGCTCTGCTTGCCGAGATGGAACAAAAATCTCCAAATAATGGAAATCTCAAATTAAATGCAGACGAAATTCGGATCGAGCAACAGCTCGCACAGGTTGAGAAGGAGTTGATCACGGTTAAAATCCAAGATCAGCTCTACGCTCAAATCTTCCCCAGCACTTAcgatgctgttgatgaggCTGCAGCTCTAAACTTTGCCATGGAGGCTCACAGCTCAAATGTACCCAAGCGCCAGAAGACCCTACGTCAACTTTTTGAGGATGGCATGGAAAGACTGCTTAAGCACGAGGCTCTTGATCCCATGACCCTAATTGATCTATTGACTCTCGTGGATCTCAAACAGGAATCAAGAGACGAGATTGCCCATCCATTTTGGCTAGCTCTTAAAGTTGCCGATAGTAGCTGCCATAGCGAGGAAGCCCGGGAAGCTAAGCGGCTCATCTGGAGGAGACTATTCATCCGAGATGACTG is drawn from Trichoderma asperellum chromosome 4, complete sequence and contains these coding sequences:
- a CDS encoding uncharacterized protein (BUSCO:EOG092D0CUY), which produces MFSPSANEGGPATATRSRRRLRPKSQEQLATAPKPKRQRVPLSEQTLNNTDAQPEMAEVRPEKAATPAPEPKKDVAMENSPSVQPVLRKELIVRTKKPKHGDRAAQKGDGSLVLTSTNAYTVSKLPALPDRIRSDWSGSQHADVFSSSGYALSLTPTHAVVWPYNSTSQSPETFTFTLPSSSKPNDVLPVGCLVSPSASSTEPGLVVVMASTGKVVFWESISSAATFAFIKKDRSGVEYQISGMSSGEKVVAITNAETAGFLLSFNSGRLAYMNVRDSHGRPAISVQFLRSNLATTSSGLFGTIRHAFSHLSLKGDIAAVRADRSARVGEKNVIALTNKGKLQSWRVHRGGHSEPFGEFDVRESIISALWEADPFCRDLPADSFEAIDFTFVPRGLEHKYLDLSKLSAATSTDDPSVQQLLLLVSLTSRAVSRYALVEVILTPKGAQVGMIRPITSYTTPISQTDSDSVQAVRPRLYLPRPALVAFAVFDRAAVIASIAVSPESPDYQLQSDTHTLSPSFEDVIDFREDNVHEVIGSGFEEMLSVSQSNDESRAARAKSKNPAVVLVVRGAGVVRIATTDVDKFASDQPPSISAKSKLEQAVFFGTKKNNPLVFNVRQEVQFSEEEIAQAALEVSNEILSSTTAYISTLPASLEENLVARSNALEKLILHLKATGTHLDRKTRWSLLYNAEKMHVATLLWKRQEAFVTARPSDSKKSLIGYIVEFIHQDQKSNPSAEAGEVDRIRHWFINDIFRLELFVAWAYEVIKILYKDKLLDDAKVTLMISEAIQINVCTLLGALDFRKSNLAFYGLGDEKLRMGILRDGYDGLPEPWTGCHYVANNVARLVELSDQWYQKWSRVNAGEDKAKQSIKPDPVMIARIYKDLPAAIDGMLTSILEYARWAETTPDQKSMGQTFAKEYQKERYSRPISLARAGKWEEGATIAEKHGCLDGLAVILLDHIEELDLTLAEPGLTTFDLQNLRALKERKESELEERFTRYGQEFAFPVYEYMLEKHGVDAVLAFELENSGYKTRFLRSRPELARISWINDVQQEKQVGHAAETLVHLALEKEQQVWSKKIELSLGKLALLAEMEQKSPNNGNLKLNADEIRIEQQLAQVEKELITVKIQDQLYAQIFPSTYDAVDEAAALNFAMEAHSSNVPKRQKTLRQLFEDGMERLLKHEALDPMTLIDLLTLVDLKQESRDEIAHPFWLALKVADSSCHSEEAREAKRLIWRRLFIRDDWSKINDTQLKDDREVTERLASTELYAMLYDCIQYQDEHARGTFKPMLPKDALGAFTEHVDRRFHDFEAGMKTKLIDAMNHEDKLLNQYIEKNRLTEWVRTALEVAQNQVKEEQMKQSAIPPMALPKSLFGQEISTEDPNGTA